The genomic DNA AAGGAGTCGAGCCTCATCGCATACGGCGTGAGTGCGTCGTCGGAGACGAAACGTCCGCGGTTCATCGAGTCGTAGTCGACGAGCGTGTTCGCGAAGGTCTCGCCCTCGACCAGGACACGCTGGCCGGTGTAGGCGAAACCGCCGCCGACGCCGACCGTGATCAGCACGCCGACGAGCGCGAGGTGGAACAGGAGGTTGCCGGTCTCGCGCCAGTACCCGCGTTCCGCCGAGACCGAGAACGAGCGTCCTCGGTCGTAGCGTTCGACCCGGTAGCCAAGGGACTTCAACTGCTTCGTCGCGATATCGATCGATGCGGATGCCGCAGCATCCGCATCCGCAGCCTCGCGTCGCACAGCGCGGAAGTCCTCGAGCCGCTGCAGGCGGGCGGGGGTGCGCGGCGGCCGCGCACGGAGAGCCTTCGCGTGGTGCTTGATGCGCGGGATGACGCAGCCGACGAGCGAGGTGAACAGCAGCAGGTAGATCGCGGAGAACCACGGCGACAGGTAGACGTCGAACAGCTTCAGCGCGTCGAGCACCGGGAACAGGTCGGGATTGTTGCGCTCCCACTGCGTGACGCCGTTGGGGTCGGCCATCCGCTGCGGGAAGATCGATCCGGGGATCGCGGCGATCGCGAGCACGAGCAGCAGCACCAGGGCGGTGCGCATCGACGTGAGCTGACGCCAGCTCCAGCGCAGCCAGCCGACGAACCCCAGTCGCGGCTGGGTGATGGAGTCGTCGCCGTCGACGTGGTCGGATGGGCGGAGCGGATCGCTCGAGTCGTTGTTCACGGCATCCTGAGGCTTCGATTCAGAGCGGGAGGAAGACACTGCCCATCACCGCCGTCAGTCGCGACATGATGTCGGTCCAGAGGCCGGTCACCATCAGGAGGCCGAGCACGATGAGCAGGATGCCGCCGATGATGTTCACCAGGCGGATGTGGCGGCGCAGGAACCCGACGGCCCTGGTCGCCCAGCCGAAGCCGAGAGCGACGAGCAGGAACGGGATGCCGAGGCCGAGCGAGTAGGCGATGCCGAGGAGCGACGCACGCCAAGGGTCGCCGACATTCCAGGACAGCGACACGATCGTCGTGAGGGTCGGCCCCATGCACGGCGCCCAGCCGATGCCGAGGGCGACGCCGAGGAGCGGTGCGCCGATGATGCCCGCCTTCGAGTCGACGTGGAAGCGGAACTCGCGCTGCGCGAATGCGAACAGCCCCAGGAAGACCAGCCCCATCAGGATGATGACGCCGCCCAGCACACGGGTGATCACCTCGCCCCACTGCGCGAAGAAGAGCCCCGTGGCCCCACCGAGCACCGTCCATGCGACGAACACGACCGTGAAGCCGAGGATGAACAGGAGGACGCCGAAGACCAGGCGGCCGCGGCCGGTGGAGTCTCCGGACGTTGAGCGAGCGGAACGAGACGAAACGCCCTCACCCTCAGCACCCGCACTCGACCGCGGTGCGACCGCTCCCCCGATGAAGCCGAGGTAGCCGGGAACCAGCGGCAGCACGCACGGCGAGAGGAAGGAGACGAGACCCGCGAGCATCGCGACGGGGATCGCGACCCACAGCGCGCCGGATCCGATGATGGCGTCGGTGTTCACGACGCCCCCGCGGCGCTCACGAAGACTCCGCGAGCGCGTCCTTGACGAGCGTGGAGAGGATCGAGGTGCCGTCGATCGGCCCGATGATGCGAGCGGCGACGCGGCCCTGCTTGTCGAGCACGAGGGTGGTCGGCGTCGCCTGGATCGGAACCGCCTGAGCGAACGCGAACTTCGCCTCGGCGGTGTCGACGTCGATGAGGCTCGGGTACGTGATCGAGTACTCGTCGGCGAACGCCTTCGCAGTGTCGGCCTGATCCCGGGTGTTGATGCCGACGAAGGAGACCCCGTCGCCCTCGTACTCCTGCCAGACCGATTCGAGGTCGGCGGCCTCCACACGGCACGGCGCGCATCCCGCGTACCAGAAGTTCACGACGGTGACCTGACCCTCGAGGTCGGCGCTGTCGAAGTCCTCGCCGGTCTCGGTGACGCCGCCGAAGACGACGGGCTCGCCGCGCTCGCTCTCGGGAATCTCGACGATCGCTCCGTCGGCGGCGACGTAACCGGTGTTCTCACCGCTCAGGAAGGACTCGCTGACCGGATCGGGCGCGCAGGCGCTCAGACCGATGGTGAGTACCGCGGCGAGCGCGGCTCCGACCGCACGACGAGAGTGTCGAGTGCGGGAGCGGCGGCCGCTGCGATTCGGGTCAACCGTCGAGGCGAGTGGCACGATTCTCAGTTTACGCGCGAGACCCTATGGGCCAGCCGGATGCAGGGGCCGCCGAACGGCTCGGCCCACGGCGTCAGAATCGAGCGAGCACGTCGGCGACGCCGGCACGGAACCGCGGACACGTCGCGATGTCGTGCGACCGGCACCGCATCGCGTGCTCGGTCATCTCCCGCGAGCGCCGCATCTCCTCCATCCTCCGATCGAGGTCGTCGAGATGCTCCTGCAGCACCTGATGCCGGCCGGCGCTGCCGTCATCGAGCAGCACGCCGATCTGCTCCAGGCTCATCCCGGCCGCCTTGCTGCGCTGGATCACCGCGATACGGACGACGTCGTCCTCTCCGAAGCGCCGACGTCCTGCCGCGTCGCGATCCGGCCGGAGCAGGCCGACCGACTCCCAGTGCCGGAGCACATTGGTCGGCAGGCCGAATCGGGTCGCGACGTCGCCGACGGACCACGGATGCTCAGCATTTGACTTCATGTTGACATGAAGTCACAGACTGGCCGTGAACGCAAGATCTTCGACAGGAAGGACCACCCATGTACGACGCGATCGTGATCGGCGCGGGCCCCGCAGGACTGCAGGCGGCGCTGACCCTCGGGCGGATGCACCGCTCCACCCTCCTGCTCGACTCCGGTGAGTACCGCAACGGCACCGTCCTGCACATGCACAACGTGATCGCCAACGACGGCACCGCCCCGGCGGAGTTCCGGGCGACGGCCAGAGCGCAGCTCGCGTCCTACGCCGATGTCGAGATCCGTGACATCGGCGTCGACCGCATCGGTGGAACGGAGGATGAGGGATTCACCGTGACGCTCGCGGACGGCTCGAGCGTCGACGCGCGACGGATCGTTCTCGCCACCGGCGTCGCCGATGACCTCCCCGACATACCGGGGCTGAGCGCACAGTGGGGAAGGACAGCGTTCAACTGCCCGTTCTGCGACGGGCACGAGCATGCAGGGAAGTCGATCGCGATCCTGGGACCGGCGCCGCGCGCCGAGCATCTCATCGGGCTGCTGGGTCGGATCGTCGGCGAGATCACCGTCTTCCCGGTCGGCGAGGGTCATTCCGATGACGAGCGGCGGATGCTCGAGGCCCTCGGGGTCCGCGTCGGAGCCGCACCCGTCGACGCGGTGGAATCAGTCGGA from Microbacterium sp. LWO13-1.2 includes the following:
- a CDS encoding cytochrome c biogenesis protein CcdA translates to MNTDAIIGSGALWVAIPVAMLAGLVSFLSPCVLPLVPGYLGFIGGAVAPRSSAGAEGEGVSSRSARSTSGDSTGRGRLVFGVLLFILGFTVVFVAWTVLGGATGLFFAQWGEVITRVLGGVIILMGLVFLGLFAFAQREFRFHVDSKAGIIGAPLLGVALGIGWAPCMGPTLTTIVSLSWNVGDPWRASLLGIAYSLGLGIPFLLVALGFGWATRAVGFLRRHIRLVNIIGGILLIVLGLLMVTGLWTDIMSRLTAVMGSVFLPL
- a CDS encoding MerR family transcriptional regulator, with the protein product MKSNAEHPWSVGDVATRFGLPTNVLRHWESVGLLRPDRDAAGRRRFGEDDVVRIAVIQRSKAAGMSLEQIGVLLDDGSAGRHQVLQEHLDDLDRRMEEMRRSREMTEHAMRCRSHDIATCPRFRAGVADVLARF
- a CDS encoding TlpA disulfide reductase family protein yields the protein MPLASTVDPNRSGRRSRTRHSRRAVGAALAAVLTIGLSACAPDPVSESFLSGENTGYVAADGAIVEIPESERGEPVVFGGVTETGEDFDSADLEGQVTVVNFWYAGCAPCRVEAADLESVWQEYEGDGVSFVGINTRDQADTAKAFADEYSITYPSLIDVDTAEAKFAFAQAVPIQATPTTLVLDKQGRVAARIIGPIDGTSILSTLVKDALAESS
- a CDS encoding NAD(P)/FAD-dependent oxidoreductase, producing MYDAIVIGAGPAGLQAALTLGRMHRSTLLLDSGEYRNGTVLHMHNVIANDGTAPAEFRATARAQLASYADVEIRDIGVDRIGGTEDEGFTVTLADGSSVDARRIVLATGVADDLPDIPGLSAQWGRTAFNCPFCDGHEHAGKSIAILGPAPRAEHLIGLLGRIVGEITVFPVGEGHSDDERRMLEALGVRVGAAPVDAVESVGIGVRISAGAEEALVAGVFVAAASVRQRAPFAEQLGLRMLPSGAIEIDDFGRTSTPGISAAGDLAHRASLPGLMASVVMASAAGQLAAIGVIQSLMASEH